The DNA sequence GTGGTGGGCGGGGCGACGATGATCGCGCTGGGGGCGGCGGGGTTCTTCGTGCCCCGGTGCATCTGGAGGACGACCGGAACAGGGTTGCGGCGGCCCCGCAACCGTTAGACCCCGACGGCCCAACCCACGGCTGACCGGGGCACCCTGTTCCCCCCGCAGTTCTCCCTTCCGTTGGCCGGGGGCAGCGGGCCGGGTAAGCTTGTCCCCGCAAGGAGGCCAGAATGCGCAAGCTCGCGTGCACGATTTTGATCCTGACCTCGCTCGCCCTCTTCGGGTGCCTGAACCCGTCCACCGGGCCGCGGGCGGTGATCGCCACCACCCCCAACCCGCCGCGCGGGGAGTACCCGCTCACGGTGACGTTCGACGGAACCCGGTCCACCGGGGAGATCGACCAATACCTGTGGGACTTCGGCGACGACACCACCGCGGATGGCCCGGTGGTCAGCCACACCTACACCACGATGGCCCAGTACACGGCGTACCTGACCGTGGTCTCCCCGACCGGCCGCACCCATCAGGGGAGCGTGACCGTGGACGTGCGCTCCAAGCGCCCGGTGGCCCGGTTCACCATGTACCCGTTCCCCTACGTCCAAGCCGAGCAAACGATCACGTTCGACGCCTCCGATTCATACGACCCGGACGGCACGATCGTGGAATACATCTGGAACTTCGGCGACGGAAGCTGGACGAGCACCAACGGGCCCCAGACCACCCACGACTACGATGAGGCCGGCACGTACACGGTGACGCTGGTGGTGAAGGACGACCACGGCGACGTGTCCCTACCGGCCGAGAAGGGGATCACCGTAACCGGGAAGTGTTGTGGGGGTTGAGCTGAAGG is a window from the Candidatus Acetothermia bacterium genome containing:
- a CDS encoding PKD domain-containing protein, whose amino-acid sequence is MRKLACTILILTSLALFGCLNPSTGPRAVIATTPNPPRGEYPLTVTFDGTRSTGEIDQYLWDFGDDTTADGPVVSHTYTTMAQYTAYLTVVSPTGRTHQGSVTVDVRSKRPVARFTMYPFPYVQAEQTITFDASDSYDPDGTIVEYIWNFGDGSWTSTNGPQTTHDYDEAGTYTVTLVVKDDHGDVSLPAEKGITVTGKCCGG